The Bordetella sp. FB-8 genome includes a window with the following:
- a CDS encoding type II toxin-antitoxin system RelE/ParE family toxin has product METEDPRRLSLTDRMEVMGANLGEPHTKAFGDGLLELRLKGPRDLRACFYCTLVGQRIVMLHSFVKKSAKTPPRQRQIAEVRMREVKNADA; this is encoded by the coding sequence ATGGAAACCGAAGACCCCCGCCGGCTCAGCCTGACGGACCGTATGGAAGTGATGGGGGCGAATCTTGGAGAGCCGCACACCAAGGCCTTTGGTGATGGGCTGCTTGAACTGCGATTGAAGGGGCCGAGGGATTTGCGCGCGTGTTTTTATTGCACATTAGTGGGGCAGCGCATCGTGATGCTTCACAGCTTTGTGAAGAAGTCCGCCAAGACACCGCCCAGACAGCGGCAAATTGCAGAAGTCCGTATGAGAGAGGTGAAAAATGCTGACGCATAA
- the rluB gene encoding 23S rRNA pseudouridine(2605) synthase RluB: protein MTTDSDTQKENSLPEPPDTGASQVAAAADSEVRGRGRKLRTPFRRRRGDAATAQGGERAEKAESSPVEGAQAEASPPEVRQAERKPRRAPRKTANKKAFGQGASGQAAQAASPEVGMDTADTRELEREAEQALAYLEANERTEQRLGKYLNSDAVSPKLHKVLAEAGIGSRREMEELIVAGRVSVNGEPAHIGQRVSPNDQVRVNGKPIHRPNAKKPPRVILYHKPSGEIVSHDDPGGRASVFARLPKLRTGKWLSVGRLDLNTEGLLIFTTSGDMANRIMHPRYGTEREYAVRVLGEMDEAQRKSLVEGIDLEDGKAAFGALDYLGGDGSNRWYRVTLQEGRNREVRRMFEAVGVTVSRLIRTRFGDIVLPRNLRRGRWEEVDAQLVNALMVQLGLLRDDDGEGRREKQPKSHENALPPGFGTMEHNGMNGARFSRRGNLQGGGKGSAGAVRSTPSDPFGTGLMITGGYANGHPMGGSDKPAGGKRGQGKARGQGKPQGLGQGPGPVQGGGQGKGKRPAKAGGPKFAAGNGGVSSNAAAKKHAGGANKSKPRKPGARGDDWQPSGASAHESRLGFMGGRGRNDR from the coding sequence GTGACAACCGATTCCGATACACAAAAAGAAAATTCCCTGCCTGAACCTCCCGACACGGGCGCTTCCCAGGTCGCCGCGGCGGCCGATTCCGAGGTTCGCGGCCGCGGGCGCAAACTGCGCACTCCCTTCCGCCGCCGCCGTGGCGATGCCGCGACGGCGCAGGGCGGCGAGCGCGCCGAAAAAGCCGAGAGCAGTCCGGTCGAGGGTGCGCAGGCCGAGGCGAGTCCGCCCGAAGTCAGGCAGGCCGAGCGCAAGCCCAGGCGCGCTCCGCGCAAGACCGCCAACAAAAAAGCCTTCGGACAGGGTGCTTCCGGGCAGGCGGCCCAAGCTGCGTCGCCCGAAGTCGGAATGGACACGGCCGATACGCGCGAACTCGAACGCGAGGCCGAGCAGGCGCTGGCCTATCTTGAAGCCAACGAACGCACTGAACAGCGCCTGGGCAAGTACCTGAACAGCGACGCGGTCAGCCCCAAGTTGCACAAGGTGCTGGCCGAGGCCGGCATTGGCTCGCGCCGCGAAATGGAAGAGCTTATCGTGGCCGGCCGCGTGTCGGTCAACGGTGAACCGGCCCACATAGGCCAGCGCGTCTCGCCCAACGACCAGGTGCGTGTCAACGGCAAGCCCATCCATCGCCCAAACGCCAAGAAGCCGCCGCGCGTCATTCTCTATCACAAGCCGTCCGGAGAAATCGTCAGCCATGACGACCCGGGAGGGCGGGCCAGCGTGTTCGCGCGCCTGCCCAAGCTGCGTACCGGCAAGTGGCTGTCGGTGGGGCGCCTGGATCTGAACACCGAAGGCCTGCTGATCTTCACCACCTCGGGTGACATGGCCAACCGCATCATGCATCCGCGCTACGGTACTGAACGTGAATACGCGGTGCGCGTGCTGGGCGAGATGGACGAAGCCCAGCGCAAGTCGCTGGTCGAAGGCATCGATCTCGAGGACGGCAAGGCCGCCTTCGGCGCGCTCGACTACCTGGGCGGCGACGGCAGCAATCGCTGGTACCGCGTTACCCTGCAGGAAGGACGTAACCGCGAAGTGCGCCGTATGTTCGAGGCGGTGGGCGTCACCGTCAGTCGCCTGATCCGCACGCGCTTCGGCGACATCGTGCTGCCGCGCAATCTGCGCCGCGGCCGTTGGGAGGAGGTCGACGCGCAATTGGTCAACGCCCTGATGGTGCAATTGGGCCTGCTGCGCGACGACGATGGCGAAGGGCGGCGCGAAAAGCAGCCCAAGTCGCATGAGAACGCGCTGCCGCCGGGCTTTGGCACGATGGAGCACAACGGCATGAACGGCGCGCGTTTCAGCCGCCGCGGCAATCTGCAAGGCGGCGGCAAGGGCAGTGCGGGCGCGGTGCGCTCCACGCCGTCTGATCCTTTCGGTACCGGCCTGATGATTACCGGCGGCTATGCCAACGGCCACCCCATGGGCGGCAGCGACAAGCCCGCCGGCGGCAAGCGCGGCCAGGGTAAGGCGCGAGGCCAAGGCAAGCCCCAGGGCTTAGGGCAGGGGCCGGGGCCGGTGCAGGGCGGTGGCCAAGGCAAGGGCAAGCGCCCCGCCAAGGCGGGCGGGCCCAAATTCGCGGCCGGCAACGGCGGCGTCAGCAGCAACGCGGCCGCCAAGAAGCACGCCGGCGGCGCCAACAAGAGCAAGCCGCGCAAGCCGGGCGCCCGGGGTGACGATTGGCAGCCTAGCGGGGCCTCGGCGCACGAGTCGCGCCTGGGCTTTATGGGTGGACGGGGACGCAACGACAGGTAA
- a CDS encoding methyl-accepting chemotaxis protein, with protein sequence MFHTLRARLIAISTIIATLALIVLSIAAFVIVRDNTLAKLDENINGTTRQYARELAEWVQNNQRIASAAKQAAKLANPMPALDTARLAGGVDSVGLGLADKRFAYSGWTAPAGYDPTTRPWYKLAAETGRPAITPPYADMNGVVWVSFVDPIVDGGKIIGVTTADTQLTSVAKKVNGIHPTGKSFAVLVDGANDTILAYARKELIAKPVTDLAAGLNAALLKRLVANAGHAEVPINGATQMVYAAKVEGTPWILLTAVDRADATASLATLKHTASLVTLLCVLVAAALMWAFVSRQLRRLVVVRNALDDIASGEGDLTRRMDVSGRDELTQIASAFNRFADKLNTVLLRIRDASESVRTASSEIAAGNTDLSSRTEQQAASLEETAASMEELAATVKQNTENAHQANQLAASASEVAERGGSAVADVVDTMQAISGSSSKIAEIVSVIDGIAFQTNILALNAAVEAARAGEQGKGFAVVAGEVRTLAQRSAQAAKEIKQLIEDSVSKVSIGSDQVARAGYTMQEIVASVKRVTDIMGEISAASQEQSSGIDQVNLAVSQMDTTTQQNAALVEQSAAAALSLQDQSAELSKVVSMFKLDGSQVIDVDAMLVKSTTQAKPAPASSPAKRAIATPAASANSKPTSTKIRTDPALLKSAARAAKAAPPNAGSASDDWESF encoded by the coding sequence GTGTTTCACACACTGCGCGCACGCCTGATTGCCATTTCCACCATCATCGCAACACTAGCTTTGATCGTGCTATCGATTGCGGCCTTCGTGATTGTGCGTGATAACACCCTGGCCAAATTGGACGAAAACATAAACGGCACCACACGCCAGTACGCCCGGGAGCTGGCGGAGTGGGTGCAGAACAACCAGCGCATCGCCAGCGCCGCCAAGCAGGCGGCGAAGTTGGCCAACCCCATGCCTGCCCTCGACACAGCAAGGCTGGCGGGGGGAGTGGATTCGGTCGGTCTTGGCTTGGCAGACAAACGCTTTGCCTACAGCGGGTGGACAGCCCCAGCGGGCTATGACCCCACAACGCGCCCCTGGTACAAGCTTGCGGCTGAGACAGGACGTCCCGCCATTACACCGCCCTATGCCGATATGAACGGCGTTGTCTGGGTGAGCTTCGTAGATCCCATCGTGGATGGCGGCAAGATCATCGGAGTCACCACAGCCGACACGCAACTCACCTCGGTCGCCAAGAAGGTCAACGGCATCCATCCCACGGGCAAGAGTTTCGCCGTATTAGTCGACGGTGCGAACGACACCATCCTGGCCTACGCACGCAAGGAGTTGATTGCCAAGCCGGTGACGGACCTGGCCGCCGGCTTGAACGCCGCGCTGCTAAAGCGCTTGGTAGCCAACGCAGGCCATGCCGAAGTACCCATCAACGGCGCCACGCAAATGGTATATGCCGCCAAGGTCGAAGGCACGCCGTGGATTCTGTTGACAGCAGTCGATCGCGCCGATGCCACCGCTTCCCTGGCTACGCTCAAGCATACGGCCTCCCTCGTTACCTTGCTGTGCGTGCTTGTAGCAGCAGCATTGATGTGGGCGTTTGTCAGCCGGCAACTGCGTCGCCTGGTCGTAGTGCGCAACGCGCTGGACGACATCGCTTCGGGTGAAGGCGACCTGACGAGGCGCATGGATGTCTCGGGCCGTGATGAACTGACGCAGATTGCCAGCGCCTTCAACCGCTTTGCCGACAAGCTTAATACCGTGCTTCTGCGTATTCGCGATGCCTCCGAATCAGTGCGCACCGCATCCAGCGAAATCGCGGCTGGCAACACCGATCTGTCCTCGCGCACCGAGCAGCAGGCAGCTTCGCTGGAAGAAACGGCTGCTTCGATGGAAGAGCTGGCAGCAACGGTCAAACAAAATACCGAAAACGCGCACCAAGCCAATCAATTGGCGGCCAGCGCCTCGGAAGTGGCCGAGCGCGGCGGCTCCGCCGTCGCGGATGTCGTGGATACGATGCAGGCCATTTCGGGCAGCTCCAGCAAGATTGCCGAGATTGTGTCGGTGATTGACGGCATTGCGTTCCAAACGAATATTCTGGCCTTGAACGCAGCGGTGGAAGCGGCCCGCGCCGGGGAACAGGGCAAGGGCTTTGCCGTGGTGGCCGGCGAAGTGCGGACATTGGCTCAGCGTAGCGCTCAGGCCGCCAAGGAAATCAAGCAGTTGATCGAGGACTCGGTCAGCAAGGTATCCATCGGTTCGGATCAAGTGGCGCGCGCCGGGTATACGATGCAAGAGATCGTGGCCTCGGTCAAGCGCGTGACCGATATCATGGGCGAGATTTCAGCGGCGTCCCAAGAACAGTCCAGCGGCATTGATCAAGTCAATCTTGCGGTGTCGCAAATGGACACGACGACGCAGCAAAACGCGGCATTGGTCGAGCAATCGGCCGCGGCAGCCCTTTCACTGCAGGATCAGTCCGCGGAGTTGAGCAAAGTTGTGTCAATGTTCAAGCTGGATGGATCGCAGGTCATCGATGTTGACGCCATGCTCGTCAAATCAACGACTCAAGCCAAGCCCGCGCCCGCGTCTTCGCCAGCCAAACGGGCGATCGCCACACCGGCTGCATCAGCGAATTCGAAACCTACCTCCACAAAAATTAGGACTGATCCTGCCTTGTTGAAGTCCGCCGCGCGCGCAGCGAAAGCAGCGCCGCC
- a CDS encoding addiction module antidote protein: MPYWRWKTLQALLVALRHVAKAHGMAEVTRRAGLGEKVLFRALSEQGNPTVDTLTKVPHAMGLRLSVEPLAA; this comes from the coding sequence ATGCCGTACTGGAGATGGAAGACCCTGCAAGCGCTGCTGGTGGCGCTTCGCCACGTCGCCAAGGCGCATGGCATGGCCGAAGTGACCCGCCGTGCCGGGCTGGGTGAAAAGGTGCTGTTCCGCGCCCTGAGCGAACAGGGCAATCCCACTGTCGACACCTTGACCAAAGTGCCGCATGCCATGGGCCTGCGTCTGAGCGTAGAGCCGCTGGCGGCCTGA
- a CDS encoding helix-turn-helix domain-containing protein — translation MLTHKELKAKALSNPKVRAEYARIEREEMPMLDAILHARTDAGLTQAQVAERMGTKAPAVARLENALVTGKPSPSLATLRKYAAAVGKRLELRLV, via the coding sequence ATGCTGACGCATAAAGAATTGAAGGCGAAGGCCTTGTCCAATCCCAAGGTGCGGGCAGAGTACGCGCGCATCGAGCGTGAGGAAATGCCCATGCTGGACGCCATCCTTCACGCACGCACGGATGCGGGTCTGACTCAGGCCCAGGTGGCTGAACGCATGGGCACCAAGGCCCCTGCTGTCGCTCGCCTGGAAAATGCACTGGTGACAGGCAAGCCGTCGCCGTCCCTGGCTACGCTGCGTAAGTACGCGGCAGCCGTGGGCAAGCGCCTTGAATTACGGCTTGTCTGA
- a CDS encoding GTP-binding protein: MAHCIGEDLIDTRIPLTVLTGFLGSGKTTLLNRMVRDPAYVDAAVVINEFGEIGVDHHLVRGVQGRIALVEGGCICCTASGGVADALRDLFMAAVRRQLRPFRHVLVETTGLAGPAPLMFTLRHDAFLAERYVYRGTIAVADAQHFPGQMQVQPEAVQQVALADVVAISKADLCSCEQVERARAAVLGINPGAIVSVLQSGAGLDASLLDARREGGQDAPGQQARWLGAYAKRSSAAHAGVSHAVLDLSRRMARPVFLAGIDALQARYGEALLRVKGVVQFAGEAEPCAVHGVHRQLYPLEPLPQADGLDAPPSRLVFILRGVQAQDFLPQAARLLGQD; this comes from the coding sequence ATGGCGCATTGCATCGGAGAAGACTTGATCGACACCAGAATCCCCCTTACTGTGCTGACCGGTTTTTTGGGTAGCGGCAAGACGACACTGCTCAACCGCATGGTCCGAGATCCCGCCTACGTGGACGCGGCTGTGGTCATCAACGAGTTCGGCGAAATCGGCGTGGACCATCATCTTGTGCGCGGGGTGCAGGGGCGCATCGCTTTGGTCGAGGGCGGGTGCATCTGCTGCACGGCCAGCGGCGGGGTGGCCGATGCCTTGCGCGACTTGTTCATGGCTGCCGTGCGCCGCCAGCTCCGGCCTTTCCGGCATGTGTTGGTCGAAACCACAGGCCTGGCCGGTCCGGCGCCCTTGATGTTTACCTTGAGGCATGACGCTTTCCTGGCTGAGCGCTATGTCTACCGCGGCACGATAGCGGTAGCCGACGCGCAGCATTTTCCCGGGCAGATGCAGGTGCAGCCCGAGGCCGTTCAGCAGGTGGCGTTGGCCGATGTCGTAGCCATCAGCAAAGCCGATCTATGTTCTTGCGAGCAGGTCGAGCGTGCGCGCGCAGCGGTGCTGGGCATCAATCCGGGGGCGATCGTGTCGGTGCTGCAGTCCGGCGCAGGGCTGGATGCCAGCCTGCTCGATGCGCGGCGGGAAGGGGGGCAGGATGCGCCAGGGCAGCAGGCGCGCTGGTTGGGAGCCTATGCGAAGCGTAGCAGCGCAGCGCATGCCGGGGTCTCCCATGCCGTGCTGGATCTGTCGCGGCGGATGGCCAGGCCGGTCTTCCTGGCGGGGATCGATGCCTTGCAGGCCCGCTACGGCGAAGCGCTCTTGCGGGTCAAGGGCGTGGTGCAGTTCGCGGGAGAGGCCGAGCCTTGTGCGGTGCACGGCGTGCATCGGCAGCTTTACCCGCTGGAGCCGTTGCCGCAGGCCGACGGCCTGGACGCGCCGCCGTCGCGTCTGGTGTTCATCTTGCGGGGCGTGCAGGCGCAGGATTTTCTGCCGCAGGCTGCCCGCCTGCTCGGGCAGGACTGA
- a CDS encoding PH domain-containing protein, with product MASYVEKNLTPGEEIVYWGRPSLWRYALGIVVGVILILALGLGLLVLLIIAIDYNSIELAVTNKRAIVKRGFIRRSTMEMNIQRIESVQVRQGILGRIFNFGSIIISGAGNPIEPIIGVSSPLQFRQAILQEQEAAVSAQQPSSGLTSPSLGHDVEGSTKVCPRCAETVKSAALVCRFCQHEFFAADQRS from the coding sequence ATGGCGAGCTACGTTGAAAAAAATCTAACTCCCGGCGAGGAAATCGTCTATTGGGGCAGGCCAAGCCTATGGCGATACGCATTAGGGATAGTGGTCGGGGTCATCCTAATTCTGGCGCTTGGTCTTGGGCTTCTTGTGCTTTTAATTATCGCTATCGATTACAACTCGATCGAGCTTGCGGTAACCAATAAGCGCGCCATCGTTAAGCGAGGATTTATTCGGCGAAGCACGATGGAGATGAATATTCAGAGGATTGAGAGCGTGCAAGTCCGCCAGGGCATTCTTGGGCGCATCTTCAATTTCGGCTCAATCATCATCTCTGGCGCAGGCAATCCAATTGAACCGATCATTGGCGTATCGTCGCCGTTGCAATTTCGGCAGGCAATCCTGCAGGAGCAAGAAGCCGCGGTTTCGGCGCAACAGCCGTCATCTGGTCTCACTTCGCCCTCCTTGGGTCATGACGTTGAGGGATCTACTAAGGTTTGCCCGCGATGTGCAGAAACAGTGAAGAGTGCCGCACTTGTGTGCCGTTTTTGTCAGCATGAGTTTTTCGCTGCAGATCAGCGTTCATAG